A DNA window from Bdellovibrio sp. BCCA contains the following coding sequences:
- the rplA gene encoding 50S ribosomal protein L1, translated as MAGKKFEAASKKVDSQKKYSVEEAFKLVVATAPAKFDESIDVALRLGIDPKQSDQQVRGAISLPHGLGKNVKVVVFAKGPKEAEAKNAGADFVGADDLVAKIQEGWLDFDKCIATPDMMATVSKVAKILGPRGLMPNPKVGTVTMNVGEAVAAEKKGKLDFRVDKAGIVHAGIGKKSMGDAKLRDNFMALLGAIVKAKPASSKGIYLRTISVASTMGPGVKIEPNAAAAATGSAE; from the coding sequence ATGGCAGGTAAGAAATTCGAAGCAGCCTCTAAGAAGGTTGATTCTCAAAAAAAATACTCTGTTGAAGAAGCATTCAAACTTGTGGTAGCGACAGCTCCAGCTAAATTTGATGAATCTATCGACGTAGCTTTGCGCTTGGGTATTGACCCTAAGCAATCTGATCAACAAGTACGTGGCGCGATCTCTTTGCCTCACGGTCTTGGTAAAAACGTTAAGGTTGTTGTTTTCGCAAAAGGCCCTAAAGAGGCTGAAGCGAAAAACGCAGGTGCTGACTTTGTTGGTGCTGACGACCTAGTAGCGAAAATCCAAGAAGGTTGGTTGGATTTCGATAAATGTATCGCAACTCCAGACATGATGGCGACTGTTTCTAAAGTTGCTAAAATCCTTGGACCTCGTGGTTTGATGCCGAATCCAAAAGTAGGTACTGTAACTATGAACGTTGGTGAAGCAGTTGCTGCCGAGAAAAAAGGTAAGCTTGATTTCCGCGTTGATAAAGCAGGTATCGTACACGCTGGTATCGGTAAGAAATCTATGGGCGATGCTAAACTTCGTGATAACTTCATGGCTCTTTTGGGCGCGATCGTTAAAGCGAAACCAGCATCTTCTAAAGGTATCTACCTTCGCACTATCTCCGTAGCTTCAACTATGGGTCCTGGTGTGAAAATTGAACCAAATGCGGCTGCAGCTGCAACTGGTTCTGCTGAGTAA
- the rpoC gene encoding DNA-directed RNA polymerase subunit beta', whose protein sequence is MRDLLNFFDKPKDPLSFDAVRVSLASPEMIRDWSFGEVKKPETINYRTFKPERDGLFCAKIFGPIKDYECLCGKYKRMKYRGVVCEKCGVEVTQTKVRRERLGHIELATPVAHIWFLRSLPSRIGNLLNLSLKDVEKVLYCEAHVVIDPMETTLEEGQILTEEAYQAALNEFGPSFKAGMGGEAVRELLRKIDPEYLSRKLRMEVKDTKSEAQIKKLTKRLRVVEAFKGSINKPEWMMLEALPVLPPDLRPLVPLDGGRFATSDLNDLYRRVINRNNRLKRLQELNAPDIIIRNEKRMLQEAVDALLDNGRRGKTFTGPNKRPLRSLSDMLKGKQGRFRQNLLGKRVDYSGRSVIVVGPTLKLHQCGLPKKMALELFKPFVYNKLEEKGLATTIKQAKRLVDQETVEVWDILADVVKEHPVLLNRAPTLHRLGIQAFEPVLHEGKAIQLHPLVCTAFNADFDGDQMAVHVPLSVESQVEARVLMMSTNNILSPANGKPIINPSQDIVLGLYWLTRIRPGAKGTGKAFSTVQEAQYAYETGLVDLQAACKVRINGKVQETSVGRSILSDIVPKEVPFNEVNVTMNKKQIAALIDKTFRLAGAKATCILADKIMELGFKYSTAAGMSIGIDDMVIPAAKATMIADAEKQVTEIQQQYDEGLITDGERYNKVVDIWAQTGDKIAKEGMNAIEKQTFVVDGKEVTGPSFNPIYIMADSGARGSAAQIRQLGGMRGLMAKPSGEIIETPITANFREGLTVIQYFISTHGARKGLADTALKTANSGYLTRRLVDVAQDVVVSEIDCGVEDGLEITPVYEAGEIIQNIGDRILGRTALKDVVDPMSNTVVVKANQEITETDVKTIESLGIDKVDIRSALTCKSKRGVCVKCYGRDLSRGNTVNLGETVGIIAAQSIGEPGTQLTMRTFHLGGAASRAVEQSVHTTRHDGVIKLVNVHAVTNRNGKLTVMNRNGSALVIDEAGRERENFKLVYGAVLNFKEGDKVTKGQTVAEWDPYSNPIIAEVSAKIQYSDIEEGSTMQEQVDAVTGFATKVIMESKSSDIKPTVFLVDNNGKTLNLPGREIPARYLIPVGAQLLVSDQQEVHAGDVIAKMHREASKTKDITGGLPRVAELFEARKPKEAAIISEIDGYVTFGKDVKGKQRVIVTPEVGEQKEYLIPKGKHVAVREGEYVRAGEALMDGPTNPHDILAVLGAKALSAYLVNEIQEVYRLQGVGINDKHIEVIVRQMLRKVEIRDAGDSRFLAGEQVERYAYEEENDRINREGGQPATNSPLLLGITKVSLSTDSWISAASFQETTKVLTEAAINSRTDHLRGLKENIIMGRLIPAGTGLTSYKRWKVSVAEDDDTQFVALPGMATTAQPHQG, encoded by the coding sequence TTGAGAGACTTGTTGAATTTTTTCGATAAACCAAAAGATCCACTTTCGTTTGACGCCGTACGAGTATCGTTGGCGTCACCAGAAATGATTCGTGATTGGTCATTTGGTGAAGTTAAGAAGCCTGAAACTATCAACTATCGTACATTCAAACCAGAACGTGATGGTTTGTTCTGTGCGAAAATCTTCGGTCCTATTAAGGATTACGAGTGCTTGTGCGGTAAGTATAAACGTATGAAGTACCGTGGCGTCGTCTGTGAAAAGTGCGGCGTTGAAGTTACACAAACTAAAGTACGTCGTGAACGTCTTGGCCACATTGAGCTTGCAACTCCGGTTGCGCACATCTGGTTCTTGCGCTCATTGCCTTCTCGTATTGGTAACTTGCTCAACCTTTCTTTGAAAGACGTTGAAAAAGTTCTTTACTGTGAAGCGCACGTTGTTATCGATCCAATGGAAACAACATTGGAAGAAGGTCAAATTTTGACTGAAGAAGCTTACCAAGCCGCTCTTAATGAGTTCGGTCCAAGCTTCAAAGCAGGCATGGGCGGTGAAGCTGTTCGTGAATTGCTACGCAAAATTGACCCTGAGTACTTGTCTCGTAAACTTCGTATGGAAGTGAAAGACACGAAATCAGAAGCGCAAATCAAAAAATTGACGAAACGTCTTCGCGTTGTTGAAGCCTTCAAAGGTTCTATCAACAAGCCAGAGTGGATGATGTTGGAAGCCCTTCCAGTTCTTCCTCCGGATCTTCGTCCGTTGGTACCACTTGATGGTGGTCGTTTCGCGACTTCAGATCTGAATGATCTTTACCGTCGTGTTATCAATCGTAACAACCGTTTGAAACGTCTTCAGGAGCTGAACGCTCCAGACATCATCATCCGCAACGAAAAACGTATGTTGCAAGAAGCGGTTGATGCGTTGTTGGATAACGGCCGTCGCGGTAAGACTTTCACAGGTCCAAACAAACGTCCTCTTCGCTCTCTTTCTGATATGTTGAAAGGTAAGCAAGGTCGTTTCCGTCAAAACCTTTTGGGTAAACGTGTCGACTACTCTGGCCGTTCGGTTATCGTAGTTGGTCCGACATTGAAACTTCACCAATGCGGTCTTCCTAAGAAGATGGCGTTGGAACTTTTCAAACCATTCGTTTACAACAAACTTGAAGAAAAAGGTTTGGCGACAACGATTAAGCAAGCGAAACGCCTTGTTGATCAAGAGACAGTAGAAGTTTGGGATATCTTGGCAGACGTGGTTAAAGAACATCCAGTTCTTCTAAACCGTGCACCAACTCTTCATAGACTTGGTATCCAAGCTTTCGAACCAGTACTTCACGAAGGTAAAGCAATCCAATTGCATCCTCTAGTGTGTACGGCGTTCAATGCCGACTTCGACGGTGACCAAATGGCGGTTCACGTTCCACTTTCAGTGGAATCACAAGTTGAAGCTCGTGTATTGATGATGTCTACGAACAATATCCTTTCTCCAGCGAACGGTAAGCCAATCATCAATCCATCACAAGATATCGTGTTGGGCTTGTACTGGTTGACTCGTATTCGTCCAGGAGCCAAAGGAACTGGTAAAGCGTTCTCTACTGTTCAAGAAGCACAGTACGCTTACGAAACTGGTTTGGTTGACTTGCAGGCAGCGTGTAAAGTTCGTATCAACGGAAAAGTTCAAGAGACTTCCGTAGGTCGTTCTATCTTGTCTGACATCGTTCCTAAAGAAGTTCCGTTCAATGAAGTGAACGTAACAATGAACAAGAAACAAATCGCAGCTTTGATCGACAAGACATTCCGTCTTGCCGGTGCAAAAGCGACTTGTATCTTGGCTGATAAGATCATGGAACTTGGTTTCAAATATTCAACTGCGGCAGGTATGTCTATCGGTATCGACGACATGGTGATCCCAGCAGCGAAAGCGACAATGATCGCAGACGCTGAGAAACAAGTGACTGAAATCCAACAGCAGTACGATGAAGGTTTGATCACAGATGGTGAGCGCTACAATAAAGTGGTGGATATCTGGGCTCAAACGGGTGACAAGATCGCAAAAGAAGGTATGAACGCGATCGAAAAACAAACTTTCGTAGTTGATGGCAAAGAGGTTACAGGACCTTCTTTCAACCCGATCTACATCATGGCTGACTCCGGAGCCCGTGGTTCCGCAGCTCAGATCCGTCAGTTGGGTGGTATGCGTGGTTTGATGGCGAAACCTTCTGGTGAGATCATCGAAACACCGATCACTGCGAACTTCCGTGAAGGTTTGACAGTTATCCAGTACTTCATCTCTACGCACGGTGCGCGTAAAGGTTTGGCCGATACAGCATTGAAGACAGCGAACTCTGGTTACTTGACTCGTCGTTTGGTTGACGTTGCTCAAGACGTTGTTGTGTCTGAAATCGATTGCGGAGTTGAAGACGGTTTGGAAATCACTCCAGTTTACGAAGCTGGAGAGATCATCCAAAACATCGGTGACCGTATCCTTGGTAGAACTGCTTTGAAAGACGTTGTTGATCCAATGAGCAACACTGTTGTTGTTAAAGCAAACCAAGAGATCACTGAAACTGACGTAAAAACTATCGAGAGCCTGGGTATCGACAAAGTCGACATCCGTTCAGCTCTTACTTGTAAATCTAAACGTGGCGTGTGCGTGAAATGTTACGGCCGTGACTTGTCTCGCGGTAACACTGTGAACCTTGGTGAAACAGTGGGTATCATTGCAGCACAATCAATCGGTGAACCAGGTACTCAGTTGACAATGAGAACGTTCCACTTGGGTGGTGCGGCTTCTCGTGCGGTTGAACAATCTGTTCATACAACTCGCCATGACGGTGTCATTAAACTTGTGAACGTTCATGCAGTAACGAACCGTAACGGTAAGTTGACTGTGATGAACCGTAACGGATCTGCTCTTGTTATCGACGAAGCGGGTCGTGAGCGTGAAAACTTCAAGCTCGTTTATGGTGCTGTTTTGAACTTTAAAGAAGGTGACAAAGTCACTAAAGGTCAAACTGTAGCTGAGTGGGATCCATATTCGAATCCGATCATCGCCGAAGTTTCTGCGAAGATCCAATACAGCGATATCGAAGAAGGTTCGACAATGCAGGAACAAGTCGACGCGGTAACTGGTTTCGCGACTAAAGTTATCATGGAGTCTAAGTCTTCTGACATTAAGCCAACAGTATTCCTTGTAGACAATAATGGTAAGACATTGAATCTTCCAGGCCGTGAAATCCCTGCGCGATACTTGATCCCAGTGGGTGCACAGCTTCTGGTTTCTGACCAACAGGAAGTTCATGCCGGTGACGTTATTGCGAAGATGCATCGTGAAGCTTCGAAAACGAAGGATATCACGGGTGGTCTACCGCGCGTTGCTGAATTGTTTGAAGCTCGTAAACCGAAAGAAGCGGCTATCATCTCTGAGATCGATGGTTACGTGACATTCGGTAAAGACGTTAAAGGTAAACAACGTGTGATCGTAACTCCTGAAGTGGGTGAGCAAAAAGAATATCTCATCCCTAAAGGTAAGCACGTGGCAGTAAGAGAAGGTGAGTACGTAAGAGCCGGTGAGGCGTTGATGGACGGTCCAACAAATCCTCATGACATTCTGGCGGTTCTAGGTGCGAAAGCTCTTTCTGCATACCTTGTGAATGAAATCCAAGAAGTTTACAGACTTCAAGGTGTTGGCATCAACGATAAGCACATCGAAGTGATCGTTCGCCAAATGCTACGTAAAGTAGAAATCAGAGACGCTGGTGACAGCCGTTTCTTGGCGGGTGAGCAAGTTGAAAGATATGCTTACGAAGAAGAAAATGATCGTATCAACCGTGAAGGCGGACAACCTGCTACAAACAGCCCGCTTCTTCTAGGTATTACGAAAGTTTCTTTGAGCACTGACAGCTGGATCTCAGCGGCGTCATTCCAAGAGACAACGAAAGTCCTTACAGAGGCAGCGATCAATTCTCGCACAGACCATTTGCGTGGTTTGAAAGAGAATATCATCATGGGTCGCTTGATCCCTGCTGGTACTGGTTTGACTTCTTACAAACGTTGGAAAGTGTCTGTAGCAGAAGACGACGATACTCAATTCGTTGCTTTGCCAGGAATGGCAACGACTGCTCAACCTCACCAAGGGTAG
- the rpoB gene encoding DNA-directed RNA polymerase subunit beta, with amino-acid sequence MEKTPVTASNIRVRKSFAKNKQVIDIPNLIELQKSSYEAFIQKDMDPDRRGEAGLNGVFKSVFPITDFNNTASLEFVSYTLEPAKYDVDECRQRGMTFAAPIKVTLRLIVFDVDEETEARSIRDVKEQEVYLGEIPLMTANGSFIINGTERVVVSQLHRSPGVFFDHDGGKNNASGKLIYSARVIPYRGSWLDAEFDQKDLIHVRIDRRRKFPVTILLKALGYNAEQLLEYFYDLDEVYVKGGKLFRKLDIERMSGQRALTDIVDPKSGEALVKAGRRITRAIVKKIKDLNITELEVEPNDLDGKVLAKPLIDESTGEIIADANAELNSAIIKRAIEAGIDRFFMIFFDGLTVGPYLRNTLLVDKVSNKEESLVEIYKRLRPGEPPTLEAATTFFGRLFFDPETYDLSEVGRIKINHRFGISMDECPPSHRTLTHKDILSTIKTLIDLKNGRGVIDDIDHLGNRRVRSVGELLENQYRIGLVRMERAIRERMSLQDVETMMPHDLVNAKPVNAVVKEFFGSSQLSQFMDQTNPLSEITHKRRLSALGPGGLTRDRAGFEVRDVHPTHYGRICPIETPEGPNIGLIASLATYARINNYGFIETPYRKVDQGNVSKDINYLSALEEAGHHIAPAARDEAGNKAIQTPTTITRRDGEYEIVDKDKVALMDVSPSQLVSIAASLIPFLEHDDANRALMGSNMQRQAVPLLRSRAPLVGTGVERLVARDSGTSVVAQNDGIVEEVDASRIVVRRFAKGGELGANVDIYNLTKYQRTNQNTCFNQKPIVTVGDKVSKGDIIADGPSTELGELALGQNILVAFTPWQGYNFEDSILISERLLKDDVYTSIHIEEFECVARDTKLGKEEITRDIANVGEEALKDLDSSGIIRIGAEVRPGFILVGKVTPKGETQLSPEEKLLRAIFGEKAGDVRDTSLRAPSGVYGTVIDAQVYSREGADRDERLSSIIEEKKRKLEKDLAVEQNVIKNNAISKLRDILVGKTTTGVLLNEDGSQKLLNKGQEITEADLETVPFELLNYIPLEQDLEFQVNKIIDNARNQLDAVKLVFNEKIDRLRKGDELPPGVIKMVKVYVAIKRKMQVGDKFAGRHGNKGVVSKVLPAEDMPYLADGSPVDMVLNPLGVPSRMNIGQILEVHLGWAAHNLGKQLGEHLAKWNAENARTEMKDIFNDTDISAKLDKADDASLKQMVTRMKNGIHVGTPVFDGARESDVKGLLTKAQVPTSGKSILFDGRTGEPFTNPVTVGIMYMLKLHHLVEEKIHARSIGPYSLVSQQPLGGKAQFGGQRLGEMEVWAIEAYGAAYSLQEFLTVKSDDVAGRTRMYESIVKGENILEPGLPESFNVLVKELQSLALNVELMESDILRDQDEDLGDDGIGGEEAIVQAPSSDEPGQH; translated from the coding sequence TTGGAAAAAACTCCAGTTACGGCTTCTAACATTCGAGTTAGAAAGTCATTCGCGAAAAATAAGCAAGTCATTGATATCCCAAATCTGATTGAATTGCAGAAGTCTTCTTACGAAGCTTTCATTCAAAAAGATATGGATCCAGATCGCCGTGGCGAAGCTGGTCTCAATGGCGTTTTCAAATCTGTGTTCCCAATCACAGACTTCAACAACACTGCAAGCCTTGAGTTTGTATCTTACACCCTAGAGCCAGCTAAGTACGACGTAGACGAGTGCCGTCAGCGTGGTATGACTTTCGCTGCGCCAATCAAGGTGACTCTTCGTCTGATCGTATTCGACGTAGACGAAGAAACTGAAGCACGTTCTATCCGTGACGTAAAAGAACAAGAAGTTTACTTGGGCGAAATCCCATTGATGACTGCTAACGGTTCTTTCATCATCAACGGTACTGAGCGCGTTGTTGTTTCTCAGTTGCACCGTTCTCCAGGTGTGTTCTTCGACCACGATGGTGGTAAGAACAATGCTTCTGGTAAATTGATCTACTCTGCACGCGTGATCCCTTATCGTGGTTCATGGTTGGATGCTGAGTTTGACCAAAAAGATTTGATCCACGTTCGTATCGATCGTCGTCGTAAATTCCCTGTGACAATTCTTTTGAAAGCATTGGGTTACAACGCTGAACAACTTCTTGAATACTTCTACGACCTTGACGAAGTTTACGTTAAAGGCGGCAAGTTGTTCCGTAAGTTGGACATCGAAAGAATGTCAGGCCAAAGAGCTTTGACTGATATCGTGGATCCAAAATCCGGCGAAGCGCTTGTAAAAGCGGGCCGTCGTATCACTCGTGCGATCGTTAAGAAGATCAAAGATCTTAACATCACTGAGCTTGAAGTTGAGCCAAACGACCTTGACGGAAAAGTTTTGGCGAAACCTCTTATCGACGAATCTACTGGTGAGATCATCGCTGATGCGAATGCTGAGTTGAACTCTGCAATCATCAAGCGTGCTATCGAAGCCGGTATTGATCGTTTCTTCATGATCTTCTTCGACGGTTTGACTGTAGGTCCTTACCTTCGCAACACATTGTTGGTTGATAAAGTATCTAACAAAGAAGAATCACTTGTTGAGATTTACAAACGCCTTCGTCCTGGTGAGCCTCCAACTTTGGAAGCGGCTACGACATTCTTCGGTCGTTTGTTCTTCGATCCAGAAACTTACGATTTGTCTGAAGTTGGTCGTATTAAGATCAACCACAGATTCGGTATTTCTATGGATGAGTGCCCTCCTTCACACAGAACACTCACTCACAAAGATATCTTGAGCACTATTAAAACTTTGATCGATCTTAAAAACGGTCGCGGCGTTATCGATGATATCGATCACTTGGGTAACCGTCGTGTTCGTTCTGTAGGTGAGTTGCTTGAGAATCAATACCGTATCGGTCTAGTTCGTATGGAGCGCGCGATCCGTGAACGTATGTCTCTTCAAGATGTTGAGACAATGATGCCTCACGATCTAGTCAACGCGAAACCAGTGAACGCGGTTGTTAAAGAATTCTTCGGTTCTTCTCAATTGTCACAGTTCATGGACCAAACAAATCCATTGTCTGAGATCACTCACAAACGTCGTTTGTCAGCTCTCGGCCCTGGTGGTTTGACTCGTGACCGTGCCGGTTTCGAAGTACGTGACGTACATCCTACGCACTACGGTCGTATCTGCCCGATTGAAACTCCAGAGGGTCCAAACATCGGTTTGATCGCCTCTTTGGCGACTTACGCTCGTATCAACAACTACGGTTTCATTGAGACTCCGTACCGCAAAGTTGATCAAGGTAACGTTTCTAAAGACATCAACTATCTATCGGCTCTTGAAGAAGCAGGTCATCACATTGCTCCAGCAGCACGTGATGAAGCTGGTAACAAAGCGATCCAAACTCCAACGACGATCACTCGTCGCGATGGTGAGTATGAAATCGTAGATAAAGACAAAGTTGCTTTGATGGACGTTTCTCCATCACAACTTGTTTCTATCGCAGCTTCTTTGATTCCGTTCCTTGAGCACGATGACGCCAACCGTGCCTTGATGGGATCGAACATGCAACGTCAAGCGGTGCCATTGCTCCGTTCTCGCGCTCCACTTGTTGGAACAGGCGTTGAGAGACTTGTTGCTCGTGACTCTGGTACTTCAGTCGTTGCTCAAAACGACGGTATCGTTGAAGAAGTCGACGCATCTCGTATTGTTGTTCGCCGTTTTGCAAAAGGCGGGGAGCTTGGTGCGAACGTAGACATCTACAACCTCACTAAGTACCAACGTACAAATCAAAATACATGCTTCAACCAAAAACCAATCGTTACTGTAGGTGACAAGGTTTCTAAAGGCGACATCATCGCTGACGGTCCTTCTACAGAACTAGGTGAATTGGCATTGGGACAAAACATCCTGGTGGCGTTCACTCCTTGGCAAGGTTACAACTTCGAGGACTCCATCCTTATTTCTGAACGTTTGTTGAAAGACGACGTTTACACGTCTATCCACATCGAAGAGTTCGAGTGCGTAGCGCGTGATACAAAACTTGGTAAGGAAGAGATCACTCGCGATATCGCCAACGTCGGTGAAGAGGCTCTTAAAGACCTCGACAGCTCTGGTATCATCCGCATCGGTGCGGAAGTTCGTCCAGGCTTCATCCTAGTTGGTAAAGTAACTCCAAAAGGTGAAACGCAACTTTCTCCAGAGGAAAAACTTTTGAGAGCGATCTTCGGTGAAAAAGCCGGCGACGTTCGTGATACGTCACTTCGTGCGCCATCAGGCGTTTACGGTACGGTGATCGATGCACAAGTTTACTCTCGTGAAGGTGCTGACCGCGATGAGCGTTTGTCTTCAATCATCGAAGAGAAAAAACGCAAACTAGAAAAAGACTTGGCTGTAGAGCAAAACGTTATCAAGAATAACGCGATCTCTAAACTTCGTGACATCCTTGTTGGTAAAACAACAACGGGCGTTCTTTTGAACGAAGACGGAAGCCAAAAACTTTTGAACAAAGGTCAAGAAATCACAGAGGCGGATCTAGAGACAGTTCCATTTGAATTGTTGAACTACATCCCACTTGAGCAAGACCTTGAATTCCAAGTGAACAAAATTATCGACAATGCCCGTAACCAACTTGATGCCGTTAAATTGGTATTCAACGAGAAGATCGACCGCCTACGTAAAGGTGACGAGCTTCCTCCAGGCGTTATCAAAATGGTTAAAGTTTACGTTGCTATCAAACGTAAAATGCAAGTCGGTGACAAGTTCGCGGGTCGCCACGGAAATAAAGGTGTCGTTTCTAAAGTATTGCCTGCTGAAGACATGCCATACCTAGCTGACGGTTCACCTGTTGACATGGTTCTAAACCCACTGGGCGTTCCTTCTCGTATGAACATCGGTCAGATCCTTGAGGTTCACTTGGGTTGGGCTGCGCACAACTTGGGTAAGCAATTAGGCGAACACTTGGCTAAGTGGAACGCTGAAAATGCTCGTACTGAAATGAAAGATATCTTCAATGACACTGATATCTCCGCAAAACTTGATAAAGCGGACGATGCTTCATTGAAACAAATGGTAACTCGTATGAAGAACGGTATCCACGTAGGAACACCGGTCTTTGACGGTGCTCGTGAATCCGACGTAAAAGGCTTGCTCACTAAAGCGCAAGTTCCAACATCTGGTAAGTCCATCTTGTTTGATGGTCGTACAGGTGAGCCGTTCACGAACCCAGTTACTGTGGGTATCATGTACATGCTTAAGCTTCACCATCTCGTGGAAGAAAAGATCCACGCTCGTTCTATCGGACCTTACTCACTCGTTTCTCAGCAACCACTGGGCGGTAAAGCACAGTTCGGGGGCCAACGTCTCGGGGAGATGGAGGTTTGGGCGATCGAAGCCTACGGTGCTGCATACTCACTACAAGAATTCCTCACTGTTAAGTCAGATGACGTGGCAGGAAGAACTCGTATGTATGAAAGCATCGTGAAAGGTGAAAACATCCTTGAGCCGGGCCTTCCAGAGTCATTCAACGTCTTGGTGAAAGAGCTTCAGTCTCTTGCATTGAATGTTGAGTTGATGGAGTCCGACATCCTTCGTGATCAAGATGAAGATCTTGGTGACGACGGTATCGGGGGTGAAGAAGCAATTGTTCAGGCGCCGTCTTCAGACGAGCCAGGACAACACTAA
- the rplL gene encoding 50S ribosomal protein L7/L12, producing MSLTNDQLVDALSQKTVLEIAELVKMLEEKWGVSAAAPVAAAGAGPAAAVEEKTAFDVILVDAGANKINVIKEVRGLTGLGLAEAKALVEAGGKAVKEGATKEDAEKIKKALEAAGAKVTVK from the coding sequence ATGTCTCTAACTAACGATCAATTGGTTGATGCGTTGTCTCAAAAAACAGTTCTTGAGATCGCTGAACTTGTAAAAATGCTTGAAGAAAAATGGGGCGTTTCTGCTGCTGCTCCTGTAGCTGCTGCTGGCGCGGGCCCTGCTGCTGCTGTTGAAGAAAAAACTGCTTTCGACGTTATCTTGGTTGATGCAGGCGCGAATAAAATCAACGTAATCAAAGAAGTACGTGGTTTGACTGGTTTGGGTCTTGCTGAAGCTAAAGCTCTTGTTGAAGCTGGCGGAAAAGCAGTTAAAGAAGGCGCTACTAAAGAAGACGCTGAGAAAATCAAAAAAGCTCTTGAAGCTGCAGGCGCGAAAGTTACTGTTAAGTAA
- the rplJ gene encoding 50S ribosomal protein L10, whose translation MITRADKEQEIKLITEKFGKAKGAFIVDFKGIKVEQVTTLRKKLNAAESEMKVVRNTLAKRAFKDHPAIEKAFANSMKGTNAIVFSYGEVNATAKTLAEFAKDVEVLQIKSGVMDGEALDDAKIKFLATLPGKDQLRAMFLGTLLGAGSALARCLNAYAEKLGGGATTEEAPQA comes from the coding sequence ATGATCACTCGCGCAGATAAAGAGCAAGAGATTAAGCTTATCACTGAAAAGTTCGGTAAAGCTAAAGGAGCCTTCATCGTCGACTTCAAGGGCATCAAGGTTGAGCAAGTTACTACTTTGCGCAAAAAATTGAATGCTGCTGAATCAGAGATGAAGGTTGTTCGTAACACTCTTGCGAAGAGAGCGTTCAAAGATCACCCAGCTATTGAAAAAGCATTTGCTAATTCAATGAAAGGTACTAACGCCATCGTATTCTCATACGGTGAAGTGAACGCTACAGCTAAAACACTTGCTGAGTTTGCTAAGGACGTAGAAGTTCTTCAAATCAAGTCTGGTGTTATGGATGGCGAAGCTTTGGATGACGCTAAAATTAAATTCTTGGCGACTCTTCCTGGCAAAGACCAACTTCGCGCTATGTTCCTCGGTACACTATTGGGTGCAGGTTCTGCACTTGCTAGATGCTTGAATGCTTACGCTGAGAAACTTGGTGGCGGTGCTACTACTGAAGAAGCTCCTCAGGCATAA
- the rpsL gene encoding 30S ribosomal protein S12 — MPTINQLIKSERKVQKNQTKSPALDSCPQRRGVCTRVYTTTPKKPNSALRKVAKVRLSNGFEVISYIPGIGHNLQEHSVVLIRGGRVKDLPGVRYHIVRGVLDLQGVNGRLRARSKYGTKRPKK; from the coding sequence GTGCCTACAATTAACCAGCTCATCAAAAGTGAGCGTAAAGTTCAAAAGAACCAAACAAAGTCACCAGCTTTGGACTCTTGCCCTCAGCGCCGTGGTGTTTGTACTCGTGTTTATACGACGACTCCAAAGAAGCCGAACTCAGCTCTTCGTAAAGTAGCAAAAGTTCGTCTTTCTAACGGTTTCGAAGTGATCTCTTACATCCCAGGTATCGGTCACAACCTTCAAGAGCATAGCGTTGTCTTGATCCGTGGTGGTCGTGTGAAGGACTTGCCGGGCGTTCGTTACCATATCGTACGCGGTGTATTGGATCTTCAAGGTGTGAACGGCCGTCTTCGTGCACGTTCTAAATACGGTACTAAGAGACCTAAGAAATAA
- the rpsG gene encoding 30S ribosomal protein S7, translating into MSRRKKTFKREIIPDPVFKDLVIAKFVNKMMIQGRKATSQKLFYGALKELEGKIQGEEPLAVFRKALENVKPSIEVRSRRVGGATYQVPVDVRPSRRMALAMRWLIEYSRERGEKDMAKRLAGEFVDAYNNRGNAIKKKDDVHRMAESNKAFSHYNW; encoded by the coding sequence ATGTCACGTCGTAAAAAGACCTTTAAAAGAGAAATTATTCCAGATCCGGTTTTCAAGGATCTAGTTATCGCTAAGTTCGTCAATAAAATGATGATCCAAGGTCGTAAAGCAACTTCTCAAAAGTTGTTCTACGGAGCTTTGAAAGAGCTTGAAGGTAAAATCCAAGGTGAAGAACCTTTGGCAGTTTTCAGAAAAGCTCTTGAAAATGTGAAGCCTTCTATCGAAGTTCGTTCTCGCCGTGTTGGTGGAGCGACTTACCAAGTTCCAGTAGATGTTCGTCCATCTCGTCGTATGGCTTTGGCTATGCGTTGGTTGATCGAATACTCTCGCGAGCGTGGTGAGAAAGATATGGCTAAGCGTTTGGCTGGTGAATTCGTTGATGCTTACAACAATCGTGGAAACGCGATCAAGAAGAAAGACGATGTTCACAGAATGGCTGAATCGAACAAGGCTTTCTCTCACTACAATTGGTAA